A portion of the Cellulophaga algicola DSM 14237 genome contains these proteins:
- a CDS encoding heavy metal-binding domain-containing protein, whose protein sequence is MKFRVILLPIVICLVTLSIFTSCKNKKEEVKTDEISKIAETTYSCPMNCEDGKTYHEVGSCPVCKMDLMLVSTDSLVACEAHKDGKCTCEGDACTCENCKEHNSKMTCTMHEDGKCKCEGDTCACANCKEHAKKMPCTIGDDGKCADENCKKHQKNKDCVMNKDGKCICESGKCTCVDCASKNK, encoded by the coding sequence ATGAAATTCAGAGTAATTCTACTACCGATAGTAATTTGTCTAGTAACTCTAAGCATTTTTACCTCTTGTAAAAACAAGAAAGAAGAAGTTAAAACCGATGAAATTTCAAAAATTGCTGAGACCACTTATAGTTGCCCTATGAATTGTGAAGACGGTAAAACGTACCATGAAGTAGGGAGTTGCCCTGTGTGTAAGATGGATTTAATGTTGGTCTCTACGGATAGTCTTGTGGCCTGTGAAGCACATAAAGACGGTAAGTGTACCTGCGAAGGAGATGCATGTACATGTGAAAATTGTAAGGAACACAACAGTAAAATGACCTGTACAATGCATGAAGATGGCAAGTGTAAGTGTGAAGGCGATACCTGTGCATGTGCAAACTGCAAAGAACATGCTAAAAAAATGCCCTGTACTATAGGAGATGATGGCAAGTGTGCCGATGAAAATTGCAAGAAACACCAAAAAAATAAGGATTGTGTTATGAATAAAGACGGAAAATGTATCTGTGAATCAGGAAAATGCACTTGCGTTGATTGTGCCTCTAAAAATAAATAG
- a CDS encoding polysaccharide lyase family 7 protein yields the protein MKKMTNYKFLATGILSVALFLTSCSQTDQEETELIPEATVGTKLTAKVYQISDFYIETSWLSGEDSRSTKSFSSTGTDNESWYDKNSSGYYVMKSLATDGNRSEWKEIEESSLTNGKSMIYKAKVESIPENGVTIAQIHNRGNNVNRPWLRVFIDDDRKIKIKVTTNNPSNSSGTYTEYTGATYTQGSDYILAITYNGGGANVKVTTSSGSTIINKTLSPSSSWNSYSSTYFLKAGVYTEGNDKQPKITFNYFYFND from the coding sequence ATGAAAAAAATGACCAATTACAAATTCTTAGCAACTGGGATCTTATCCGTTGCTTTATTTTTAACAAGTTGCAGTCAAACAGACCAAGAAGAAACTGAATTAATTCCTGAAGCTACAGTAGGAACTAAACTTACCGCTAAAGTGTATCAAATTTCAGATTTCTATATTGAAACCAGTTGGCTCAGTGGGGAAGACAGTAGATCTACCAAATCTTTTAGTTCTACGGGAACTGATAACGAAAGTTGGTATGATAAAAATTCCAGTGGGTATTATGTCATGAAAAGTTTAGCAACCGACGGTAACCGGAGTGAATGGAAAGAGATTGAAGAATCTTCGTTAACAAATGGTAAGAGTATGATTTATAAGGCAAAAGTAGAGTCGATCCCTGAAAACGGAGTAACCATAGCACAAATCCACAACAGAGGTAATAATGTAAACAGACCTTGGTTACGCGTTTTTATTGATGATGATCGTAAAATAAAAATTAAAGTAACCACCAATAATCCTTCAAATAGTTCTGGTACCTATACGGAATATACAGGAGCTACATATACTCAAGGAAGTGATTATATACTCGCTATTACGTATAATGGTGGTGGGGCAAATGTAAAAGTTACTACATCAAGCGGATCAACAATTATTAATAAAACCTTATCACCTTCTAGTTCTTGGAATAGCTATTCTAGCACCTATTTCCTAAAAGCAGGAGTATATACGGAGGGTAATGATAAACAGCCTAAAATTACATTCAACTATTTCTATTTTAATGACTAA